One Nitrosomonas sp. PY1 DNA window includes the following coding sequences:
- a CDS encoding tyrosine-type recombinase/integrase, whose protein sequence is MDTRHRGITIRGNSAQIAFTYQGVRCRELIPIPPTKTAQKELALKLQSIKYEIKTGTFDYNRHFPYSKKAKEFLKKRPDRYTIKEALINWLRHNQANLQKSTLQDYNSAIYHHLIPIFGDLAIAELTASKVKEWLSELPCSNKRKGNILTPLRQTFEELYHDEIIDKNPLTRVKNLPNKAREPEPFTQEEITRILNELTGQAKNLIQFAFYSGLRTSELIALRWQDVDFDNNRVFVRQAYVRGQLKSTKTKSGKREVTLQPQAKEALFNQKTFTKQQNETVFHDPHTNQPWRNDQPIRKRIWIPALKQANIKYRNPYQTRHTFASTLLSRGEKPLWVAQQMGHKDWSMIIKVYGRWIPQSK, encoded by the coding sequence GTGGATACAAGGCACAGAGGCATAACGATTCGCGGCAATAGCGCCCAGATCGCCTTCACTTACCAGGGCGTGCGCTGCCGCGAGTTAATACCCATACCACCAACAAAAACCGCACAAAAGGAACTGGCGCTTAAACTGCAATCTATCAAGTACGAAATCAAGACCGGTACTTTCGATTACAACCGGCATTTTCCGTACAGCAAGAAAGCCAAGGAATTCCTCAAAAAGCGCCCTGATCGTTACACGATCAAGGAAGCTCTTATTAACTGGTTGCGCCACAATCAAGCCAACCTGCAAAAAAGCACACTCCAAGACTATAACAGCGCCATCTATCATCATCTGATCCCGATATTTGGCGATCTCGCCATTGCTGAATTAACGGCTAGCAAAGTCAAAGAATGGCTTTCTGAACTTCCCTGCTCAAACAAACGTAAAGGCAATATCTTAACGCCGCTACGCCAGACCTTTGAAGAACTGTATCACGATGAAATCATCGACAAAAACCCGCTCACCCGGGTCAAAAACTTGCCCAACAAAGCCCGCGAGCCTGAACCGTTCACGCAAGAAGAAATAACAAGAATTCTCAACGAACTCACTGGTCAGGCAAAGAACCTGATTCAGTTCGCATTTTATTCAGGTCTCAGAACTTCAGAATTAATTGCTCTACGTTGGCAAGATGTCGACTTTGATAACAATCGGGTATTTGTAAGACAGGCTTATGTCAGAGGGCAACTGAAAAGCACCAAAACCAAATCCGGAAAACGAGAAGTCACCCTGCAACCACAAGCCAAAGAAGCGTTGTTCAATCAAAAAACTTTCACTAAACAACAAAATGAAACCGTTTTTCACGATCCACACACCAATCAACCATGGAGAAACGATCAACCTATTCGCAAAAGAATCTGGATTCCAGCACTGAAGCAAGCAAACATCAAATACCGCAATCCCTACCAGACCCGCCACACTTTCGCCTCGACATTACTTTCAAGAGGTGAAAAACCTCTCTGGGTAGCCCAACAAATGGGACACAAAGATTGGAGCATGATTATTAAGGTTTATGGGCGGTGGATTCCACAATCGAAATAA
- a CDS encoding SulP family inorganic anion transporter — translation MKKIFPKLPFLKIGQGLLPIKIPQIPTEVIAGLTLAALAIPVNIGYSKIAGTPVITGLYTMLLPVLLFALVGGSRLLVVGADSATAAILAAGLIGIASIGTDEYLALAGILALMAAALLILARIIGLAFLADFLSRSVLIGFLTGVGIQVALGQISSMLGLKGGGHGTLQQIWIDVQQISQINYSALSVALVVLLFILVTKRISEHIPGALIAVIGAIAASWVFDFGASMHLVGSIPSGLPHFSLPQVNWDWSLVHKLLPIAFSMFLVILAQSAATSRVYAARHNQPLDQNADLNGLALANIGAGLSGTFVVAGSPTKTQIVDSAGGRTQLTHLVAAGVVILVLLFLTEPLAYMPECVLAVIVFLTGMDLIKFRKMLDILEEEPSEFWIALITTLMVIFVGIEQGVMLAMVLSLIEHTRHGYRPKNIVLEYTEDSRWIAHPVASKMQAVPGLMIYRFTHNIYYANASQLSREIEALIQDQNPPLRWFCIDASAISDVDYTATETLRSLASLLKKKEIHLVVSQMRNDFNEDKQHKILELFGKNAFFNSLDDVVAAYTLTSMRDRYSQLIPADAPLTTKPE, via the coding sequence ACTTGCTGCTTTAGCGATACCAGTAAATATAGGGTATTCAAAGATCGCCGGTACTCCGGTCATTACCGGCCTCTACACGATGCTTCTACCGGTGCTATTATTTGCGTTAGTAGGGGGATCTCGTCTCTTGGTGGTTGGTGCTGACTCGGCAACGGCAGCTATTCTTGCTGCTGGTCTTATTGGCATTGCAAGCATCGGAACCGATGAATACCTGGCGCTGGCTGGAATTCTTGCGCTTATGGCAGCGGCCCTTCTTATCTTGGCGCGAATTATCGGTCTGGCTTTTTTGGCCGACTTTTTGTCACGCTCGGTACTTATTGGTTTTCTAACTGGCGTAGGCATACAAGTAGCATTAGGGCAGATCTCAAGTATGCTGGGTCTCAAGGGTGGAGGCCATGGAACGCTGCAACAAATCTGGATTGATGTACAACAAATTAGTCAGATTAATTACAGTGCGCTGAGCGTTGCGCTTGTGGTACTCTTATTTATTCTGGTCACAAAAAGAATCTCGGAACATATTCCCGGCGCCTTGATTGCCGTCATAGGCGCGATAGCTGCGAGCTGGGTTTTCGATTTTGGCGCTTCCATGCATCTTGTCGGTTCTATTCCAAGCGGCTTGCCTCATTTCTCGTTGCCGCAAGTTAATTGGGATTGGAGTCTTGTTCATAAGCTCTTACCCATCGCTTTCTCTATGTTTCTCGTTATTCTTGCTCAAAGCGCCGCGACTTCGCGGGTTTATGCTGCACGCCATAATCAACCGCTTGATCAGAACGCCGATCTGAATGGCTTGGCGCTGGCAAACATTGGTGCAGGTCTATCCGGGACATTTGTCGTGGCCGGTAGCCCCACGAAAACTCAGATCGTGGATAGCGCAGGGGGGCGCACTCAGCTAACACACCTAGTGGCGGCGGGTGTCGTTATTCTGGTTTTGCTTTTTCTAACTGAGCCATTGGCTTATATGCCTGAATGTGTCTTGGCAGTGATTGTTTTCTTGACCGGTATGGATTTGATCAAATTCCGTAAAATGCTGGATATCCTTGAAGAAGAGCCATCAGAATTCTGGATAGCACTCATTACGACGCTAATGGTTATATTTGTCGGAATCGAACAAGGCGTCATGCTGGCAATGGTACTTTCGCTCATTGAGCATACCAGGCATGGCTACCGGCCCAAAAATATAGTATTGGAGTATACTGAAGACAGCCGTTGGATAGCTCACCCGGTGGCCAGTAAAATGCAAGCTGTTCCAGGATTAATGATTTACCGTTTCACGCACAATATTTATTACGCTAACGCATCGCAGCTATCCAGAGAAATAGAAGCGCTCATACAGGACCAGAATCCACCGTTACGCTGGTTTTGTATCGATGCTTCCGCAATTTCTGATGTGGATTATACTGCGACAGAAACTTTGAGGTCGCTTGCTAGCTTGCTGAAGAAGAAAGAAATTCATTTGGTCGTTTCTCAAATGAGAAACGATTTTAATGAAGATAAGCAACACAAGATACTAGAATTATTTGGAAAGAATGCTTTCTTTAATTCATTAGATGATGTGGTCGCTGCATACACACTAACCAGCATGAGGGATCGATATAGCCAGCTAATTCCGGCTGATGCACCCTTAACTACGAAACCAGAATGA
- a CDS encoding MerR family transcriptional regulator encodes MTHSEHMLVTVKKFAELTGLSEEAIRQYMKKGQWRKKIHWDKAPNGRIFIIIKAAYAWIQGTEA; translated from the coding sequence ATGACTCACTCCGAACACATGCTGGTAACTGTCAAGAAATTTGCCGAACTCACGGGACTATCTGAAGAAGCCATCCGGCAATATATGAAGAAAGGACAATGGAGAAAGAAAATTCACTGGGACAAAGCGCCAAACGGTCGAATCTTCATCATCATAAAGGCAGCTTACGCGTGGATACAAGGCACAGAGGCATAA
- a CDS encoding RNA-directed DNA polymerase → MDLKRLLNTPIECAFSTEEKLSAEDLIKGLLDFGLFSEKVPPCFTSVGLAAAAKELLADDINDKNEKKLKETIEKYSSDYIRYEALRDINVPRHLGIPHPAAYAIQVLGISQHWGEIFEHCNKPQPQFTRIYVRHIGNERVFEMNYKGCEKFEIEEKELEWMASAKYLVKADIASCFPSIYTHSIPWALHGKEEAKKKSKITALSGNFLDKVTQSIRDRQTNGLLIGPHSSNVISEIVLTKIDCNLQSKGYSEVSRHIDDYTYYAKSHKEAERFLKDLGMSLREFEMSINDKKTQILELPRASTENWIHRLNTFTFPNSGEIKFSTIGSYLDLALDCAHTLGKSTPLNYAIKTLSGKNDGNKLNERAKRMYTQAAVNLALAYPYLAPLLDKFVFEKYPCRNQLEVIAKFSSSLIKLGLQKLYPDAIAHAIYYALRYKITLDITEEKLSEIISLDDCLTNVVLLEYANINNLEEVKSALKDRSEKLKNSKSKREIAKNWLLAYQQWTEKDLEGNDQQFLAKLKEMGIKFLVIP, encoded by the coding sequence ATGGATCTCAAAAGACTATTAAACACACCCATCGAATGTGCTTTTTCTACAGAAGAAAAGTTGAGCGCGGAAGACCTCATAAAAGGGCTTCTCGACTTTGGTCTATTTTCCGAAAAAGTTCCACCTTGTTTCACCTCCGTTGGCCTCGCCGCGGCGGCAAAAGAATTGCTGGCCGATGACATCAATGACAAAAATGAAAAAAAGCTTAAAGAAACGATAGAAAAATATTCCAGCGATTACATTAGATACGAGGCATTGCGAGATATAAATGTGCCAAGGCATTTGGGTATTCCTCATCCTGCTGCATACGCAATCCAGGTTTTAGGCATTTCGCAACACTGGGGTGAGATATTTGAACACTGTAATAAACCACAACCTCAATTTACCCGGATATATGTACGCCACATTGGAAATGAGCGTGTATTCGAAATGAATTACAAAGGCTGTGAAAAATTCGAAATAGAGGAGAAAGAGTTAGAGTGGATGGCAAGTGCAAAATATTTAGTCAAAGCCGACATAGCTAGTTGCTTCCCAAGCATATACACTCACTCCATTCCTTGGGCTTTACATGGGAAAGAAGAAGCAAAAAAGAAAAGTAAAATAACAGCCCTATCAGGCAATTTCCTCGATAAGGTAACTCAGAGCATCCGAGATAGACAGACAAATGGTCTCCTGATCGGACCGCATTCATCAAATGTTATCTCGGAAATTGTGCTTACAAAAATTGATTGCAATCTTCAAAGTAAGGGTTATAGCGAGGTGTCAAGGCACATTGACGATTACACCTATTATGCCAAAAGCCACAAAGAGGCCGAGCGTTTTCTCAAAGACCTTGGTATGTCTCTACGCGAATTTGAAATGTCAATAAATGACAAGAAGACACAGATCCTAGAACTGCCCCGAGCAAGCACTGAGAACTGGATTCATCGATTAAACACCTTTACATTTCCAAATTCAGGAGAAATAAAGTTTTCGACGATAGGCTCATATCTTGATCTTGCTTTAGATTGCGCACATACGCTAGGAAAATCGACGCCATTAAACTACGCAATTAAAACTCTGTCAGGTAAAAATGATGGAAACAAATTGAACGAAAGGGCAAAGCGTATGTACACACAAGCGGCAGTCAATCTCGCTCTCGCATATCCGTACTTGGCGCCACTGCTTGATAAATTTGTTTTCGAAAAGTATCCATGTCGTAATCAACTTGAAGTGATTGCCAAATTTAGTTCATCGTTAATAAAGCTAGGGCTTCAAAAGCTGTACCCAGACGCTATCGCTCATGCCATTTATTACGCACTAAGATATAAAATAACGCTCGACATTACAGAAGAAAAGCTATCTGAAATAATTTCGCTGGATGATTGCTTAACAAATGTTGTTCTATTGGAATATGCTAATATCAACAATTTAGAGGAAGTTAAAAGTGCTCTCAAAGATCGATCCGAAAAATTAAAGAATAGTAAAAGCAAGAGGGAAATAGCAAAGAACTGGTTACTTGCCTACCAACAGTGGACTGAGAAAGACCTGGAAGGCAATGACCAGCAGTTTCTAGCAAAACTGAAAGAAATGGGCATAAAGTTCTTGGTAATTCCCTAA